The Podospora pseudopauciseta strain CBS 411.78 mitochondrion, complete sequence, whole genome shotgun sequence sequence TCGATACTGTGTCTTACAATTTTAGAGGTATTCCTCATGGAATGTGAGTAGCTGGATTTACAAGTGGAGATGGATCTTTTTATATTAAGATGACACAATATAAAGATACATTTTATACAGGATGTATTTTTAAAATCACTCTCCATATAAAAGATACTGCTCTTTTAGAAGGTTTATACGATTATTTTTCAAATTACTTTCCAAATATTTCTTTCAACAAATATAATTCTAGAATAAATAAAGGTATTGGTTTGTCAAAACAAACTGTAAGTTTAATTATTTCAAATTTTCAAGATATAGGTAATATTGTAATTCCTTTTTTTGATTTATATCCAATCTTAGGTGTAAAGAAAATGGATTATAATGATTTTAAAATTATTTATAATATTATTTTATCAAAAGATCATTTAAGTTCTGAGGGTTTAGCCCAAATCCAACGAATTAGAAATAATATGAATGACAAACGAACAGTATTTTAACTTTCGGGTAGTTCCATCTCGCCTGCTCAGGCAGGGTGAGAGATAAGTTTTGTATGATAAATTCAGTTAGCCATGGAATCTGATTTAGATGAAGGAGGATTAAGAATGTTAGAAGTGGATAATAGAGTTGTTCTTCCTGAATTAACACATGTTAGATTTATTATAACAGCAGGTGATGTTATACATTCTTTTGCTGCTCCTGCTTTAGGTATAAAATGTGATGCATACCCTGGAAGATTAAATCAAGTATCTGTTTTTATTAATAGAGAAGGAGTATTCTACGGTCAATGTTCAGAAATATGTGGAATATTACACAGCTCTATGCCTATAGTAATAGAATCGGTATCTTTAGAAAAATTCCTTATTTGATTAAAAGAACAATAGGAGGGACAGGTTGTTAGACTAAAACGTCTGTTTTGTATTTATATTACGACGACGAAGTCATCGTATTGGCGGTGACAAAGTCGCCGCAAGAAGTCATACAACAAGGTCGTACGAATTACGAATACTTTTTTTGAAGAATAGCGGCTCGCGAGAGCGGGATACGGCGCTATATATAAAGCTCGTCTTTATATTAAGATTTTATATTTTGTTGGGGCGCGACGACGAAGTATATATGCATACTTCGTAGGCGCAGGCTCATAATTAATGCGAAGCGCGAAACACAAAACGCAAAACACTAAAACTAAATATATAATGCGTATGGTAGTCATACGTATTGTTTATTTAATCCTTTTAAACATATTTTATAAGAAAAGGGGAGAAGCCTTAAAATTAGTTTACTACTTTTAAACAGGTTAATCCTTAAAGTTAAAGCCCCTTTATAGATAAAGATTAATTTCTTCTTACAATAATATCTTACTTAATTAAAAAATTAATTAGGATTTTTTTATTTTTATAAAGTTCAAGGGGCTAACCTTGAAGGTAATTTTTTTTTTATAGTAGGGTAGTATATTTTAATTTGATTTTTATTCAAATGTCAGGATTGTTATATGCTCTATTAATTATACCTATGATAGGTATTTTTTTTATTTTAAGTTTTGATAGTTATAATTTTAATATTACTAGTAATAACAGTAATAGTGGGAGTTTTAGTGAATCCGGAGCTGGTAAGAATAGTGGAGGAGAATTATTAAAAGTCCTCGTAATAAATAATGAATTAAATTTTTATAAAAAAATTGCTTTTATAACTACAATTATGAATTTAATTGTATCATTAATAATTTATATTTTGTTTGATTTTAGTACTAATCAATTTCAATTTGTACAAGATGATTTGGAATTAAGTGTTTATAATATATATTTAGGGGTGGATGGTCTTTCAATATATTTTGTATTATTAACAACTATAATAATGCCTATAGCATTAATATCAAATTGAAATTCAATAACACATAATATTAAGGCATATTTAATAATAATATTATTGCTGGAAACTCTTTTATTGGCCGTATTTTTAGTATTAGATGTATTATTATTTTATATATTTTTTGAAAGTATATTACCGCCTTTATTTATATTAATAGGTTTATTTGGATCAAGTAATAAAGTAAGAGCTAGTTTTTATATTTTTTTATATACATTGTTAGGATCATTATTTTTATTATTATCTATTTTAACTATGTCTTCTTTAATTGGTACAACATATTTGGATGTTTTATCAAAAAGTAATTTTGAATATACAACTCAAATATTTTTATTTTTAGGAGTATTTATAGCTTTTGCTGTAAAAACTCCTACAGTTTTCTTAAATAGTTGATTATTAAAAGCTCATGTAGAATCGCCCTTAGGTGGAAGTATAGTACTTGCAGGTATTGTATTAAAATTAAGTTTATATGGTATATTTAGACTAATCCTACCTTTATTACCTAAAATATCTTTAAATTATACTTCTATAATTTTTAGTATAGGTATTATTACAATAATTTATGCCAGTTTTAGTACATTACGAACTATAGATATAAAAGAACTAATTGCTTATAGCTCAGTATCTCATGCTGCAGTTTATTTAATAGGTGTATTCAGTAATATTATTCAAGGGATTGAAGGTGGTATACTTTTAGGTTTAGGACATGGATTTGTGTCAAGTGGGCTATTTATATGTGCAGGAGGTGTATTGTATGATAGATCTGGTACTAGAATAATATCTTACTATAGAGGAACTGCTCAAGTAATGCCTTTGTTCTCCATACTTTTTTTCATTTTATGTTTAGGTAATTGTGGTGCACCTTTAACTTTAAATTTTGTAGGGGAATTTATGTCTTTATATGGAACTTTTGAAAGATTACCTTTATTAGGTCTATTTTCTAGTTCTTCTATGATATTCTCGGCCGCTTACACTATATATATGTATAACCGTATAGCTTTCGGTGGTTCATTTAGTAAATTCTTTGAAGAAAATATTGGTGATGTAACTAAAAGAGAATTCTTTTTATTATTTACTTTAATAATATTTACTATTATGTTTGGAATATACCCATCCTTTATTTTAGATGGCTTACATTATAATGTAACAAGTTTATTGTTTGGTGTTTAGAGTACTTTGTTGCTGTAATAAATAACAAAAGCAACTGTTTTCGTTTTTATTTTTTTTTTTATTTTTTTTACGAGGTATCTAAAAGATATCGAAAGCCGTCCATACAGTTCTGACATTAAGCCCCTTATGAGTGCAAATTCATAGGAGGGAATTCATTAAAGATTTTAAGCTATACAGCTACTATCTCAAATTAGAAAAAACTAATTTTAATTAGTGAAGTCCTGGAAATGTGGTTAAAAAGCAGTTTGATGTTCGCGCTAAGCTTGATAGAAGAGTAAAAAACTCTTCAAGCTTAGCTTGAAATTGTTATGTTATACAAAAAAATTAGATAAAATTTTATTTATCCTCCTCGTGTACTAATTGATGGATGAAAATAAGTAAAAAGAGTACCTCGGAGAAAACCGGAATCCTAAGCCTAGTGTCGAGCTGTGAATTTGAGAGGGTGACCGATCAAACAATAAACTCTAAGTTAGAAAAAATAAATAAATAAATTCCGGGAATTTTCCAATTTTCCTGCGAAGCCGAGGGGTAATCCTTAATTTTTAAGAGCTCGCGCCTAATAGAGTCTTTAAAAAGTGTATGACACACATACTCCATAGTACAAAAAATATTGTTATAAAGGATACCTTTGACCTAGGCAGGCTTCTAAACCCTCCGGGATATGAAGTAGAGCTCGAAAGTAATTATACGAATCACTTCAGGCGCAAGCTCGACCCAATATCTCCCACTATATCACTAACCACTATGATAAAAAGATATCTTCGGATACTTATGAAGTTATCTGGTTAGGTTATGTATAGTTGCGATGTGCTGGGAAGAAAGTGGTATGTTAATACGGAGCGAGCTTGCGCCGCGCCACATGATTATATAGGTTGGTTTGGGATACCCTATGGGATAATTTAGAGCATAATATAAAAAATGAAAAGAGTAAGGTACAGGTCAGGACGTAAAATCACGCCGTACACTGCGAACTAACTCGTCACAAAAAGCTGGCTGGAGGTATCTAAAAGATATCGAAAGCCGTCCATACATACTTCGTCTGCTATATATTGTGCTATATATAGCGCAATCTCCTCCCCCCCCCTCCCCCCTCCTCCTCGCACACACCATATCATGCTTGTGCCTGCTTGAGGTGCAAGCTCAATATTTACATCTTCCTATGCTCTGGCATAAGTTTAAATTAATATATAAGGCTGCGCAAGCTAAAGCTCTTATTATTTAAACTTAGAACTTGATACTTTTATATCAGTATTATTTCTATTTTTTCATAATTTATATGCCTCAATTAGTCCCATTTTATTTTGTTAATGAAATAACATTTACTTTTATTATACTTGCTATAACTGTGTATATTTTATCTAAGTACATTTTACCTAGATTTGTTCGTTTATTCTTATCTCGTACTTTTATATCTAAACTTTTAGGATAAATAAAAAGGCTACTGCTCCTGCAGCTAAGCGCAAGCTAAAGCTAAGGAGCTCGCACAGGCAGGCTGGCGGCGTAGCCGCAGCAGCAGAGGTACAAATTGAGGATATTGGTCTTTTTTGGCGCTACACGTAGCGCGGCGCCATGTACAGCGCTATATATATAGCGCTATATATAGCGCAAGCTCCCCCTCCTCCTCCTCTTATTATATAAACATATGAAACCTCATACTCATAACTAACATAGAGAGTTATCGTTAATGGTAACATTTCATGAGGTTACTTTTTTATTAGCACTTTTTTTTTTGATTATGTTTTTAATTTTTATATCTTTATTATGTATTATTCTATCATTATTTCATTAATTGAGGTTGTATTGGTATTAGTTCCTGCCCTTTTAGGTATAGCTTATGTTACAATTGCGGAAAGAAAAACTATGGCAAGTATGCAAAGAAGATTAGGTCCTAATTTCGTAGGTCGCACACACAGCGTCTCTAGTTCTTTTAAAAAATATTATCATACTTCTACAACTGATAAATTAATAAATGGTTTATATTTAAACAGAAAAGCTCCTATTAAGCCTTTTAAAGACGGCGCAGCCGTAATTAAAACTTGTGAGGATTTATTGTCTCCTTCGGATCTTAAGACTTTTTTCAGAAGTATTAAAAGTAAAGGGGGTATATATATATTTACTTACAAAGAAAATCCTGAGATTTTTTATATAGGAAGAGCTAAAAATTTTAGAAATAGATTTAAAGCTCATCTTAATATAAATTTACAAGATAAATTTCATATTTTTGCTAATGCTGTAGGTTGAGATAAATTTCATTTTTCAATTATTCAGATTTGTAGTTTAGATATTCAAAAAGAAAGAGAGAATTATTATTTACAAAAATACTTACCTTTATTAAATACAATATATAAAAGTGAGATGTATACTATACAAAATTACGACTCTTTACATGAAATATTAAAACTTAAACAATTAGAATGAAACAAAGATAATAAATATTCAGGTATACCTGTCTATTTATATACTTATAGTGAAGGATCACTTAAGGATAACTATATCAAATTCGAGAGTATTAATAAATTATCTCAATATTTAAATATAAGCAGAGAAACTATAAATATTTATTTAAATACTTATGTTCCTTATAAAAGCAATATTTTTTTAACTGATTTAATAGTAGATTTTGAATTAATAGACAAATTAGTAAGTGATACCATTCAAGGATTAGATTTAGATCGTACTATAAGTAAAAAAGTCTGAGTTTATTCTATAGATACAAAAAGTAATATTGTTAAAAACATTTATAATTCTATAGGTGAGACAATTAAAATTTTAAATGTGTCACATAATTCAGTAAATAATCACTTAAATAAGTGAATACCTGGTGGTATTAAAAACAATTATTTATTTAGTAATGAATTGGATAATTTAAATATAGAAAGATTAAAAGAAGTTCATTTTTCTAGAAAACATAATAACCTTAATGTTTGAATATATGATGCTAATACTTTAGAATTAATAGGTAATTTTAATAGTATAAAAAAAGCAGCAGATTATTTTAATGTAGATTATAGATCTTTAATTAATCATTTAGATACTAAAGAAGCTATAAATAAAGGAGGTAAATTAATATATTTATTTAAAAATGAGTTAGATACAGAAGATTTAAATCTTTTATCTAATAAATTTAATAAAGTTTCTAATATGACAACTAGTATTTGAGTATATAAATATGTAGATGATAAATTAACTTTAATCAATGACAATAAACCTAGCTATATTTCTAAATTATCTTTATCTAAAGATTTAAAAATAAGTGTTAAAACAATAAACAAATATTTAGATTCAAATGAATCATATAAAGGGTATTATTTTTATAGTATATGTAAATAATAGTAAAAATAAAGCGTAGGAAACTTTATTTGGCCTTTAAACCATCAAATTGACGGGGAAGCCTTAAAGCTATTTAGACTAAGCAAATTAAGTAATTAAGTTGTGGCTCGAAAGAGGTATAGTAACACATAAATAGATGCACGAAAGGAAATAGGTAATCCGCAGCCAAGCCCCATATATTTATTGTATAAGTAATGGTGTGCAGTTCATCGACTAGACGGTGGTTGGTATTATTGTTCACATAATACTTAAGATATAGTCAGACCCTATCCGAAAGGATACAGGAATATTTATATAATATTCTGTTAAATGGATAATATTTTTATTATTCAGGGAGAAGGCCCCTGCCTAAATCTACAGTATGATTTTTTTTATACATGATTAAAAGGGGAGATTCGTATTATGGACTACTTCAAGCCTTTGCCGATGCTTTAAAACTATTATTAAAAGAATATGTAGCACCAACACAAGCTAACATAATCTTATTCTTTTTAGGTCCTGTTATTACATTAATTTTTTCTCTTTTAGGTTATGCAGTAATACCTTATGTCCATAGGGTTATATAGTCAAACTACGGGGAACTCCTAAAGCTTATAGTACTAAACTAGGTACGAAAGTACTTAAGCGGCTGAAGTAATTATTCAGGTATAGTAATAAGTTATAAGATGATCAGATGGGGCGCAAGCTCGCTCTGAGAAATGGACAATCGCGTATCTAAGTCAGTATTAAGAGAGCTCGCGCCTATAATACTGTAAAAGAGCAACGAGCAGACGGCTATAGGTATTTATAATATTGTTGTAAATATTTAAGGTGTGCTCTATAAGCTTAGAAATAAGTTATCGTAAAGTGTACGGTAAAAATAACAATGATTCACCATTAATTGAAAAGGCTGTACGCCACTCTAATTCTTTAAAAGTTAATTTTCGTCGTAATTATTCTACGACGACGTCGAAAAATAAGAGCGACGAACGCCTCGCACAAGTAGATCCTTGATTTATAACAGGGAGCGTTTACACCCCGACGCTGAGGGTTGTTTTATGTGTAATATGATAAAAAAACCTAAATATATAGCAGGTTGAGAAATTCAACCCGGAGCTTAGAGCTTGCGCCAGCCTCCAAATTAAACTCCACGTTAAAGATTTTTTTGTTATATTAGGAATTCAACGTAGTTTAGTGCGAAGCCTATATTGGTACTGTAGTGAATAGCCAATCTACATGTACTTTTAGAGTCAGAAAATTGCAAGAGCTAATAGAATTAATTAAATTTTTTGATAAGTATCCTTTAATTTCTCTCCGGCCCCGCGTCATCGAGCGAAGCGATGGCGCGAGGGAGAAAAAAAGGAGATTATCTATTATTTAAACAAATTGTTTCTATTATCCTATTAAAAGAACATTTGACTACTAAAGGTTTACGGCGCAAGCTCGAATTATTAATATAAAAGCAACTTTAAATTTCGGGGCGCTAGCTCTCAAAAGAATTACAATTAATGTTTCCTGAAACTATTCCGGCGCAAGCTCGCCCGTCCTTTAAGAGAACCTTGCGTAATTCCGGATCCACAGTGAATATCTGGATTTACGTCAGGTGAAGGTAATTTCTCTGTTTCTTTAGATAATGGTATTTTTAAGTCTCTTCTATTTAAAATTACTCAGCATGAAAAAGATGAAGCATTATTAATTGCAATTAAAGATTATTTAAATTGTGGGTATTGTTATTTAAGAAAAAAAGAAAACACAATGGATTTTAAAGTTACTAAGTTTTCTGATATTGCTGAAATTATAATACCTTTTTTTTATTAATAATCCAATATTAGGTATAAAATCTTTAGATTTTAAAGATTGATGCTTAGTATGCTTCGCCAGGAAATAGTAAAAAAAAGAGAGCATAAACAAGAAGAAAATATTATAAAAATAAAAGAAATTCAAAAGGGTATGAATAGGGGAAGAAGTTTTTAAATTTTTTATTATTACTTTTATATAAGTATGGACCTGGTCTAGCTATTAATGATTTTAGCTTAGGTATTTATTATATCTTAGCTGTATCTTCATTAGCCACGTACGGTATACTATTGGCTGGATTTTATCTTAAAAAAAAAAGTCCTTCATTTGTAGAAACAAATGATAATAATCCGATTGAATTTCAAGAAAAACTTATCATAGGTCAACTTGAAGCGAAATATACTTTCTTTATAAAGTCATTAGGTTTAAAGTATAAACGTTCAACGACTAGTAGGTTATTAAAAACATTAATAGTTCTACCAAGAGCAATCGGGGTTTTAAATTATTTTTTAATTGTTCAGTTTTTAAGTACAATATTTATAGAATATAATTTGACCTGACCGTATAACATTTTTTATTCGTTATTTATTTGGAGCTTGTGCCTTATATTAAGTTCAATGTATGTGTTAATTTATGGCTGCACCGTTCTTATAGTTTTTTTCAGCTTTACTTGCTGCTTCGTAGCATTGTTGTTATTAAGTACTAGGAGTCATTACGCGAATAAATCAAATAATAAGGCTAATACTAAATCCAAGTTATCAACTGTTAAGCTTAGTACTTCTACTTATCTCCGTCAGGGATGCTTTGCAGGGAATAGTGATAATAAACTGAAACGTTTTTATTCTACCATCCGGGAGGGCGCAAGCTCCCACACAGGTGTGCGAAGTAGTCCTGGGCAAAAGACTAAAAAAAATTCTTTTGTCGCTGACAGTGATCTTTTAAATAATGATGAGTTTAATTTAGATCAGGAAAACATTGATAATAGTAGTAAAGATTTAAATGAAGAAGATTTAAAAGCTTTACATTCTTTGTATAT is a genomic window containing:
- the nad4 gene encoding NADH dehydrogenase subunit 4, whose product is MSGLLYALLIIPMIGIFFILSFDSYNFNITSNNSNSGSFSESGAGKNSGGELLKVLVINNELNFYKKIAFITTIMNLIVSLIIYILFDFSTNQFQFVQDDLELSVYNIYLGVDGLSIYFVLLTTIIMPIALISNWNSITHNIKAYLIIILLLETLLLAVFLVLDVLLFYIFFESILPPLFILIGLFGSSNKVRASFYIFLYTLLGSLFLLLSILTMSSLIGTTYLDVLSKSNFEYTTQIFLFLGVFIAFAVKTPTVFLNSWLLKAHVESPLGGSIVLAGIVLKLSLYGIFRLILPLLPKISLNYTSIIFSIGIITIIYASFSTLRTIDIKELIAYSSVSHAAVYLIGVFSNIIQGIEGGILLGLGHGFVSSGLFICAGGVLYDRSGTRIISYYRGTAQVMPLFSILFFILCLGNCGAPLTLNFVGEFMSLYGTFERLPLLGLFSSSSMIFSAAYTIYMYNRIAFGGSFSKFFEENIGDVTKREFFLLFTLIIFTIMFGIYPSFILDGLHYNVTSLLFGV
- the atp8 gene encoding ATP synthase F0 subunit 8, which encodes MPQLVPFYFVNEITFTFIILAITVYILSKYILPRFVRLFLSRTFISKLLG